gagtgtagtgtattaaagtacttaggagAGTTAGTcattattcctaaatgtatcctactcgtcccttaacctacattacaaccttaaagtcctaattgatcctagatttgtgTTTATATGTAGATCCACTTTTGCCCcaatttttaagttttttttcttGAATGTATAATATTAACTCTGCTTTATTTATGGTTCTTAAAATTGTATTTTTGTTTCTCCTTTTGATTAAAAGGAAAACTTAAGTGCTAAAAATAACCAGGAAATTACACATTTCCATTTCAAGAATAATACAAAGCCAATAGAGAAGTACACAATGCAGGAAGGAAATGTTGAGGCAATTGCATACATGTTTTGAAATCCATTGCATATATGTTTTGAAATCCATTACCTGAAATTATAGAGTAAAAtcacttttttttatttgtaataagaaaAACATTCAAGTATTCTCATTACACTCTCAAGATCACACAGCCGGATTTATTGATTTTTTCGGTGGAAAAAGCTGACTTGGCAGTCCGCAtgaactttttatatttttggaccACATAAAATAATTAACACTCAAACAAAACATAAAAACCCACCCATACAGCCAATCCGACCCGACCCTTTTATAAAGATAAAGATTCACCCAAAATTCTTACAAAAAACGTTTTTTGTTTCCTTCTCTCAAACCTACCCAAATTCACCCGTCGAAACTTTCTTACTTATCTGAAAAACCAACTTACAACCCTAGAACAAAAAGGAACAAAAACATTGCAGGACAAATTAGAGAATTCCTAATAATGAAGGATTTAATAGATAAAAGTTGATTTTAATAAGGACTAAACTTTGGAACAGTTAATGGAAGGATTTTAATCTCTTAAATTTTAGGATTTCTTACGTAgttcaaataaagaaagattaaataagaaaaattttggtttatttcaaaatcccaaatattagaaaataattaaatgatatcCATGCATATTAGTAAAATAActtaatttactattttatccaATATAAAGTCTTTTttcaaagggtaaaaaagacgaacaatatttcgctaagggcatccgtgcttttaatataactagtatcTATAAACGTGCATTGCATGTTAATAATGACACGTGATGGttgaaatatttatttatatgaaggaattataaaatttaattaatgagagaaattttacaTATAATACTACAACAATCATTTAAATGCTGAAAAATAttgttacattagcataataagtgaattcaaaaagaaagaacatcatcagaacttacataaatgatcaattttagtcatattaagtagataattatgtattgtagATTAAAGGTatctaatgtgatggtatcttaccgAACACTTCTTTATAGACGGTGtttttttgtatatgtttccTTCTAATGCTTTGGTTACTCTGCCATAACCCGAACTTTTATTGTCGATAttgatatctctcttgaaagtgcaacatatagttattcgtgtaagaaaatatattgtggtaaatatagtcaaatatttaggatgtttgttcTTGTGCTTTTTTATTATAactacaaaacataaacatactgaaAATTATTCTCACACAAATTTAGAAGGATATactttagtttcggaagacgaaagttgaattcggggataaacacatacttagaagcacattgaccagtatcattaGTTATgtatgtatgacgttattgtcaaaacttctatataccatatgtgtactattacataagctattcagcAGATCTAAGTTTTTAGTAGCATGAtagacatatttttcttcaaaatcaacatatatgcaatggaagatcaattttaacttagtctattatatatatggtGACACTAATATACGCAAGGAATaatgaacttgacaacaaacatataCGGTAGTAGatcatttggtattaaagtatttaaatattcttcttggtagtaattgtAGGTATCATCTTTTGGTGaatcaaaactgaaaaatattttatttttaccataaaacttagcaatcaaccttttatttagttgatcaacatatccATTTTTTCTAGCTAAGATAGTTCTTTAATTTCTATCTTGTAATTTTCATaaattgcgttttaatctaatgatgaaaatattttccttattaaatgcactaatACTACCAATGGGGTTGATAACAAATGTTCTAGAAGaatcaaatcatcttttattggatgctcttcttcgtttccgaTACGAAGCAAGAAGTCACTAAATGTTGGATTtgttcttacttttatatttcttgtcatttgaatatttttcatttgaggtcataagtataattttggcaagctagcttttacagtttctgctttggtcaattttggaactactgatcgtacttgacagaaatcacctcccaaactattactttttcaccaaacggttcatcgatatccaatatatctctaaaaTTCTAGGCGATTGTTTCGATCATTTGACGCTTAGCCAAAAGcccttcatcccatattatcacttttgctttctttataaatttagcactattgttctgctttgatatatttgtgatggttatttcagatatttgaaaaggtatatcaaatctaaagtgagttgtatGACCTCATAATAAAATCGTTACTGGTACATCACTTGTTCTTATTGCTAAAAATATCATGCCTCTTGATCTGACATTTGCAAGTAGTGCATAACATaggaatattatttcgattccgtcGGAAGCATCTACAAAGGATAATCTCGCTATACCAGAGTCGactttttataatatagtcttgaaagcttattCCTGTACAGGATATaactttgattgtgcttcctcaagCACTTGTATGGCATTCTTAATATTATACTAATCTTTTTTACTTTgtgatctattttttttaatctctaacactccttttatggaataaatttatgtaccctaagatcttttttaacttaaaaaataattttactcatatgatgaatttaaaaaataatttaattagattctcttgctaaataattaattgaaagatttgattatttggttttaacataaaatataatttattttctgttgatttagattcttaatattagttcatctcgggtttgaatatttaaccgtaattATAATTTCATCaccttaaattttattttcaaagagtaaaaagatcgatatgacatttcacttttaaaTCTTAATGTTTGcaaaatcattagtggtattggcTCTTACCAATATTTTTCTTgcttttctcacacatttatatttttacaaattttcttagttgttctttaataattgggtatatttttctatattataggaaaacttaataataataaaaaattatttgagtaggaaagcagttcaaatataatataataatacatTATCTTAGgaatttttctcaatttcaacgctTTATGCAGTCCGTttagcatttattttattttttcttggtatTGAATATTATAGAGTGGTAATGTATTACTAATATGGagaatttttatgaaattaattttattaaaccttcctacatatttttaataagaattcaataaacaagattgtattaattttaaaatcttaaatattaaaaaaaaaattaacatagaaGTTATTGTAATCCAAAAAATTAAGTTATTACAActatgtcctttccctatgagttctgcCGTTTAATATTTTCATGTTATTTTGGTCTATCAATATtatatttgtgcttttataataaaCTAATATCTATGAATGTGCGTTGCACATTAATAATGGcacgtgatgatttaaacatttatttatataaaagaataataaaatttaattaatgagagaaattttatgtataataatacaacaatcatctaaaagccaaaaaatattattatattaccataatacatgaatttaaaataaaaggacatcatcaaaacttacacaaatgattaattttgtcataaaatatttaatgtgatggtatcttagcGAACACTTCTTTCTGGACagtatttttttgtgtatgtttcctcctaatgcgttggttgctctgccttaaccagaactcttgttgtcgatcttgatatccctaTTGAAAATGCAACATACAATTGTttgtgcaagaaaatatattgcggtaaatatagttcaatatttaggttgtttgtccttaagctttatttattatatttgcaaaacataaacatactaaaaactattttcacacaaatttaaaaggatattctttagtttcgaaagacgaaagttgaattcagagataagaatatacttagaagcacattaacCAGTATCCTAATTTTTTGCATGTATGGTGTTGTTGTCAAAATTTCTATATACTAtctgtgtgctattacataagctattcggcaTATCTAaatttttcagtagcatgacaggcatagttttcttcaaaattaacctatatacaatgtaagatcaattttaacttagtctataaTATATACGGTtacactaacatacgtaagaaataagaaagttgacaacaaacatgtattgtAGAAGGCCATttgatattaaagtatttaaatattcgtcttggtagtaattattagtatcattttctgctgagtcaaaaactgaaaaatattttatttttactataaaattttgcaatcaacattttatttagttgatcaacatattcatttatgctagctaagatatatttttaattttatcatgcgatttgcacaaattACGTTTTAatttaatgatagaaatatttctcttattaaatgcattACTATTACTATTGGGATTGATAGCCAAGTGTTCATGAAGAACCAAATCATTTTTTATTagatgctcttcttcgtttccgctacgaagcaagaagacactgaatactggatctgttcttactttatatttattgtcAATTGAATCTTTTCCGtttgaggccagaagtataactttggcaagctagcttttacaatctctgcttttgtcgattttggaactactggtagtacttgacagaAATTACAGGCTCTCTtgtttctaaatggatttggacaatataatatgttttcaaattaaattagtaatagaatttttttaagaagtatatcctaaaagtaataggattacatggcTAAAAATATGTCCAtatcccgaaagtaattatactaatagaaaATCTAACATGCTCCTAAAGGTATTAGGTTTAAATgctaacatgtagtattatatATCTATGCCCGAAAATAATTCTATTAATAGGATTcttaacgtgtagtattatgtcctaaaactaatagaaTTACAAGGCTAATGTCTAGAATTCCGATTATGTCATTTTATTGtaagttattatgcttaatattaaaaggttatttttaTAATCCAATATTTTATTcttacttttataataatatagatatagatagatagatagatagatagatagataatgGGTCCAACCGTTTTTGTATTTGGATGGGTTTGagagaagaagaaagattttgtaagatttttgggtggatttttatctttataaaTGGGCCGGGTTAGATTGGGTGTATGTGTAAGTTTATTATGTTTTGCTCGAGTGTTAAATAATTTATACAACAACAATCACCCAATGAGTTTCCATAAGTGCTCTAGGAAGGGTAGACTGTACgtagatcttacccctaccccggagtgttaattattttatgtggtgcaaaaatataaaaaaaattcatgtgGACTGCCAAAGTCAGCTTTTTTCATCgggaaaaaaattaataaatgcGACTGAGTGATCATGAGAGTACAATATGGATAGTTAAATGACTTTcttgttacaaacgaaagaaaaatgATTTTACTCAATATTTCAGATAGTCCAGTGACTCTATATGTAATGGACTCCATGTTTTGAAGTTTCTTTTTTATTGTTGGAATTTGCTTTCTTATGCTTGGCGctaaatccttcaattgttcatTCAAAAACTTTCTATCTTAGAAAACCAActttctaaacatatttctttttGCATATACGTATAATCATCTTCTGTATATAATTTACTGGCCTGGCTAACTCGGATTCTTCTCGCGTACATTTCGTTAAAAGGGAAAGTGCTCCTCATGAGACTTTTTTAATTGCAAACTTCGAACTAGAGATTCGTGATTAAGAGTGAAGGGGTCTTGTTCATCCCACCACACTCCTAAATGGTTCCTAAAATGCTTTATATAGGAGTAGTTAAAGGAGgccttcttttattcttcttgatAATAATCCTTTCGTTATTCCATTTTTCAGAAAAGACATGTTAAATTTCGACCTACATGTTCGCTTGATAACTACTAAACAATTCATAGTTTCAACTCTTCTATTAATGGTATAATCTCAAAGTAAGTTGCAGAAAATATTTATTGAGTACACAGCAAATATTTTCAAAGTACAAAATTAGCCAAGTTTTCAGTTTAATATGTAATTGTGTAGAAAATATTCACAGGAAAATATTGCACGTACTTGCAGGAAGTTATACTTAAAACAGATGATTTAACTTTTTAATAAAGCTAACAGCTTTTGCCCTATTGAGTTCGGTCTTTACATAAATATCCAGCTAtattcattattttctttttctagtcatatacatagttatatattgattatacatatataatacataaattatgcatatgtTATACCTccaccggctatttttagtttaagtggatGGATGAGGGctgctatttgggttaattcttccaAAAAAAATTATCTGAGTTTAACTTGGCACAAATTTTAATAAAGAATGAAAGACTTTTGAGATATGTAGTCTTAAATaagggtgaaattcaaaaataaccagatttacaagtggtacttgaaaaatagctacagtttcaaaagtaatcgaaatgtagccacttttcatgtaaagataaatctgaacgaaaatactgctCAAAATCtagaaaatattccagcataatatactggacttccaacataatatattggagctctagtataatatactggtccaacataatatactagaaGTTGTTACACGGATGCTCCAATCtgcagtatattatgctggaacttttcgtgtgttggagttccaacataatatgctggaagttcatacacaggtgcaccaatctctagtatattatgctggaactttccgtgttgcagcaaaatagtggctatttttcaatgactttgcaaacgctgactatttttcaattaccagcccgaaaactggctagcccgtgctattttcaccttaaataagtcataatatttgtgtgactgtaaaacttttgaaatttgttatcTGAAATATGTCATagcatttgtgtgactataaatacTTCTTACTAGAGAAATATTGAAAGGTGAGCATCTTTTTTATTTATACCACATCCACAAGTATTTCTCGAAATTCCGCGAGGTCCTTAGCAACAGAATCCGTCACCTTGGCAGCAGAATCCTTCATCTCCCTAATCGGTGACAGATCTTTGGATGAAAGGCACCACGAAACAACTCAATTAACACACCCAAACTGACTGATAGTGTAGATTCAACCAAATGGAATTACAATAGCCAAAATAGCAATGAAACAGCGGAAGATAACTGAAAGGGAAAACAGAGAGGGGATGAGGAGAGAATGATATGATAGATGAGAAAGCAGAAACTTAGTGCAACCAAAATCAACGAGCTGTCCACACACGCCTTGCCCTTCACGTAAGCTGTAGAAAATATTTACTGAGTACACTGTAAATATTTTCAATATAAAACAGGCCAAGTTTTCACTTTAATATGTAATTATGTAGAAAATATTCACAGGACAATTTATGCTTTAAAACAGATGatgtaatttttttaataaagctAACAGTTTTTGCCTAGATTGAGTGCACGAACCTTTACTTATAATTAATTTGGGCAAAGTAATCTGTCATTATACTAACATATCAGGAAAAAAAAGATGAATTTCAACAATAATTCCATTACTTTTCGACAGCTAGAAAGAAAGACTGTCTGTACTTCAAAGTAATACATACAACAAGAGAAAGAGAAGTAAAAGATGAATGCATGCTTTCTTTCCAGTACCCTTTTATCATTTTCAACCAAAAGCTTTCAAAATAGTGGATGAGAGGATGATGGAACACCTAATAATTACATGATGTGTTTGTTATTCACAACTATGGAAATGTCACAAAGGTGACTCTTTCCATTGTAGTCTGTCAAGTCCATCAACTATTGCCCTGCGGAatgcaccattgtggagaaggaaAGACGATACGTGTCCTCCTCTAACCCATCGAACTTCTGAGCCAGGCCAAGCTTTTTCAAGCTGTAGCACTGAGTGCTTTGGAATATAGCCATCATCCTAAAATAACAAGGATTAATGAGATTCCATGTGGTTAACAACCCTACAAGCAAGAAATTAAAAGAGAGCTATCCACAACATTTTGATAAAGCAACCAAAGTGTGCATGCTTTGAGGAGGAATGGTGAGAATAGACATTTGAAACATGCTTGATATAGAATACACATTAATTGGAGTCATAAGGAGCAACCAAAATACTACCAGACCCTCTCAAGTAAAATATACCATGCAAAAAGTGAGATCTAGCACTACCAATATAAAAAAAAGGAGAGATTTAGCACTTACTGTGGCGGCAACAAATATTACAGCATTGGGATTTTTTGGGATTGGAAACCGTGTAACATCTGTAAGAGACAGCACATTTCGCATCCGCTCTCTCACTTCCTCAAGTGTCATAGCAGCCTCCTGCACGGCAAGATCATCTCTCAGTGCTTCCCATGCAGTGGCATGTTTTAACACCCCTTCACAGAATGCCACAACAGCAGAATGTGGAGACAGAAAGGGAAGTGTAGCAATAGGTGTGGGGTGCAATGCTCCAACCATAGCAGCATGTACTCCTCCTAGATATCATCAAAGAAAACAAATTTTGGCGAAAGAAAAAATCCTTATAAAGACATGAAGTTTATGCATATGCTCTGAACATGTGTATTAGCAAGTACTTTATACTCGTGTGCACAATGGTCGGATACACATGTTGATATCCATCTGTAATCTCTTTCATATCACATAATAGTGTAGATCTAAAAGTAGAGGGACCCTAATCGCTAAATTTGAAAAACCAATGCGGAAAAAAGGCAGAAGATTATAcacctttgtttttatcattaaaagATGGTCATACAGCATAACATGTAATTATCCAAAAACAGGCTCTTTCTTACTGTTCCTCCCGCGCCCACTCTATCCATCTCCTCAACAGCAACTCTCTCTGCCAGCTTTAATTTACCAAGTGTCTTAAAAGTTTTTCCCAGCAAACACAAAGTTCTAGACTTTGTCGACTAGGATCAGTTTCAACTGTTCGAAATCATTGCATATACTAACCATTAATCACTCTTTCGCAATAGATGCACACGTAAAATTCAATCCACTAGAGATTCTTTCTTATCTCCACACCATCACGCACACTAAACCAGGATAATATTTTTCAAACTGGATCAACGGGTCTAACTAGGTTGAGTATCTCAACGGCCCAAATAATCAATTCATCTTTAAATGCATAAAAAGCTACAATTTTCAATTGAGGATTATGTCTTACCCATGCTAAGTCCACATATACCCATCTTTCCAAAACCCGCTTCACAGTCCAGCCAATGTAAAAGACTTCGGGCTTCTTCAATAGTGGCTCGTCCTAATAGCAGCAGGTCACTAACACATAAGAGCTTTGACCCACGCTGCAGCAAGGGACGTCTTTTTCCATAGAAAGGGCTGCAGAACATTGAAGGGTCATCAGAGCAAGAGGAATTCTATACTCAAAGAACCAAaacgaaaaataaagaaaactaaggggttgtttggttggaAACAAGTTATCCCGGGATTAATTATTCCGGGATTAGTTATTCCACCCTCCCATAAGGATAAATAAACACTACAATCCCGGGATAACTAATCCCGGGATTAGTTATAACCGCAATTTTATCCCAACAAAACATGGGATAAACTCATCCAAATTTAATCTCGGGATTAATTATACCTTATACCTCGTACCAAACGAGGGATAAGACATTACTCTATGAAATTAATTATTACCTCTCAAGCACCATAGTTGCTATATTTTCCTTCAGCAGTGGACCGCCAAGACGCAATCTTCGCTCAAAACTATGATCTCCAGTACCTGGAGAAGGAAAACTTGAAAATAAGAACTCAACAATGTAAAATGTGAAGGCGGACTTGGGTAGGAGAGTGATATTATCAGAAGCGCATTTACAACAGTTCTCAATATGTAAGACAAAGGTAAACACTTTgttcatttcttctctttttcttatttaaattaattaatttttgcaTAGTTGTGATTCATCTGTTTGCCAGCAGCTATTGCTTCTCATTGAAATGCATCTAACCAGTCGATGATAAAGGAAGGAATATTTTTACATTCTAGTAGGACTATATTATGACAAAGAAAAGGACCAAAGTTATTTCATTAATTGAAAATTGTGCTATGACCAAGCTATGTCAAGTTTTGCCTCGCCACACAAGGGTTTGTTGAAATCTCAATAGATGGCAGTTCTGTATCTGTGCAGAAAGGCGTAAGCTAGTATTATTTAGAAAATGAATTGGTGTTGGCTAAAGGATAATACAATATAAGGGAACTTTGTATAATGCAGTACATTTAGGTTGACCCGTCTTTCGCCCTACAAGACACAAGAttcgtctttctttatttcttttcaaaGTTATAAGTCAGGTCTCAAAGTTATGACTCAGGGCTCAATGATTGAAATTCTGAATATTCCCACTATGGAAGATCTATTTTGACAAATTCGCAATAGTTTCTATGGTGAATGAAGGCTAGGCTTAAACATGCCAAATGGCGAGGAAAATTTCCATTTGTTCCATGATTGCGGTTAACTTCTTGAGAGATAAATATATGCAATAAGACCATAAACATCCCGATCAACATCTTTTCTCTATGGACTTCAAATACAATCATTGAGATCGAAATCAAACCATGTGAAGATTATTCCCTTTCTCAGTAGATCTAGGACAGAGACTACATgttacttctttttttctttttcacatcCTTTTCCTCATCTCATATTAGCTTATACATGACATGCTCTAAACCCCTTTGGCACAACTTCTAGGCAAAAGAATAGCTCTCAATTCCCCAGTACAGTACAGCCCATTTTTTGAAAGGATTGCAATCCGAAGGTGCCGAGATAGTTGGTAAATTTGgtgaaaacaaataaaaacttcaCGGATGGACCAAAACATGATACTGATACATACAAGAAAAAGTTGTGTTACTAAGCACCCATAAGCACCATTAAGAAAATGTAAGTTAATTAGCGTGCAAACTAGTGGCAGAAGAGTTGGATATGACACGTGTTATGGGTATAAGCTAGGCGAAGCCTACTGAAATCTAAACAGGTATCATGATCCTCAATGACCATGGTTCACCAGCTCTTGATCTTTCTTATGCCGGCCCACAATAGTTGCAACTTTCAATCACAAGTAGACCCTCGGAAAGGATGGTGGCTAACAATTACATCGGCAGTTTTCTTGTCATCCATGGGCAGATGAGCTTAATACAAGCAATGTTCTCTCAAAGGTTTGTCGTCTAAAGACCAGGATTGAAATACACAACcgccaaaagaagaaaaaaagagaaaagaaaaggcaagaatTTATCAAGTTAATCCACCTTAAAGTTTTGTGTCTTCAACCAGGTTGATGTTTATGAACATCACGTGTCATCCCCTCAAATGTTACACGCTTTAACTTGAATATATATTAAACGACACTGAAACACATAGCTTCCCTCACATaggggcagcccggtgcactaagctccggCTAAGCGCGGGTccagggaagggccggaccacaagggtctattgtacgcagccttaccctgcatttctgctagagactgtttccacggctcgaacctgtgacctcctggtcacggggcaacaactttaccaattacgtCAAGGCTCCCCTTCCTAGCTTCCCTCATATAAATTGCACAAATAGATAGAAAACCGAAATAAAACTGCTCTTCCCTACTATTTGAGTATCAATCTACTACAGAACCCAACTCTAAAGATCAGCATTAATCTCAAGACCTGAAGCTAGACTAGTCTAACAGCAAGGAATATATCAATTAATCAATCAAATACGCCTCAAACCCCAAATTAGTTGGCCTCCACAACAGCAAGAATATAacacataatttttttaaaaagccaGAAAAGGAATAGC
This DNA window, taken from Nicotiana tabacum cultivar K326 chromosome 4, ASM71507v2, whole genome shotgun sequence, encodes the following:
- the LOC107824200 gene encoding uncharacterized protein LOC107824200, yielding MVTVNLGMLHYVLDHVYGALLHRTKISPPFFSRGWGGTKLVLLERMIKQLFPEVEGQNWPPTLVQPVWKTVWESQSATLREGVFKTPCDGQLLSALPPESHMARVAFLSPKYTPPHKMACVVHLAGTGDHSFERRLRLGGPLLKENIATMVLESPFYGKRRPLLQRGSKLLCVSDLLLLGRATIEEARSLLHWLDCEAGFGKMGICGLSMGGVHAAMVGALHPTPIATLPFLSPHSAVVAFCEGVLKHATAWEALRDDLAVQEAAMTLEEVRERMRNVLSLTDVTRFPIPKNPNAVIFVAATDDGYIPKHSVLQLEKAWPGSEVRWVRGGHVSSFLLHNGAFRRAIVDGLDRLQWKESPL